From the genome of Streptomyces ficellus:
TGCGTATCCGCACCGCCCACCAGGCGAACCGGGAACGGGCACCGCCCCGGTCCCGTTGTGCCCACCCGTCCCGCCCTGCGGGACGGGTGGGCACAACGGGAGGGACCCTCGCGGCGGGGCGCCCGCGCCCCGTCAGGAGAGGTGGCGGTAGTTGCCGCGGAAGTAGGTGAGTGGGGCGCCGTCCGCCGTGGGGAACGCGGCGGTGAGCACCCGGGCGATGACGAGCGTGTGGTCGCCCGCCGGCACCCGTTGTTCCGTGCGGCACTCCAGCGTCGCCAGCGCCCCGCCGACCAGCAGCGCGCCGCTCGCCTCGCCGCGTGTGGTCGGGAGGTCAGCGAAGAGGAGCCGGTCGCTGACGCGGCCCTTCATGGCGAACCGGCCGGCGACCTGCCGCTGGCCCTCCGCGAGGATGGAGACGCCCCACAGCGGCTGTTCGGCCAGGAGGTCGTCCATGCGGGAGCCCTCGCGCAGGCTCACCAGGACCAGGGGCGGGTCGAGGGACACGGACAGGAACCCCGTCGCGGTCATGCCGACGTCCTCGCCCCGCGGGCCTTCGTCGGGGTCGTGGGCCGTGACCAGCACCACACCCGCGGCCAGCCGGGACATCGCGGCCCGGAACTCGTCGTTGCTCACCCCCTCAGCATGGGGGACGGCGGGTGCGTACGAGGGGCGGGTGGTGTGGGTCGTCGGCAACACACCGGGAACGCTAGCCCGGCACCGATCGGGCCCGCATCGGGCCCGGGGACCAGCTGCCGACGGCGGCAGTCCTAGGTCCGGACGCGGTCGTGACCCATACTGTGCGTTCAGAAGAAATCCGACCGACCGGTTACCCGCAGTTCGGCGGTAGTCTCAAACCAACATCATTGCATGTGACTTGAGTCACAGAGCACAGGTTTTGTTGACCCTGTGTACCTGAGGCGCAGCTCGCTGTGATTCAGTGGCGGTGACAGTGCAACACGAGCGCCGATGAGAACCCTGGAGTTGCTGTCGAGGTCTCGGGGAGAGCGAGCAATGGAGACCGAGTCGGAGCCGTACGTCCGTCTTGCGACCCTGCGGCAGCTGCATCAGGTCGTCGCCAACCTCAACACGGCCCGCAGCCTGGCCGACACGCTGCAGACCGTCGCCGACGGCATCATCGCCGGTCTCGGGTACGAGCTGGCCTGTGTGAACCTCGTACGCCCCGACGGTGACCTGGTCGTCGCCGCCTTCGCCGGCAGCCCGGCGGCCGAGGCGCTGATCACCGGCCGGGTCGGCTCCCGCGCCTCCTGGGAGCGGCGCCTGAGCATGGGCGAGGCGTGGGGCGAGCTGCGCTTCATACCGCACACCGAGGGCTGGGTCCTGATCGAGGACGACGTGCCGCAGTGGCACACCGACGGCCCCGAGCCCCGCTTCGAGGACGAGTGGCACCCCCGCGACCGCCTCTACGCCCCCATGTACGCCTCCGGCAGCGGCCGTGAGCTGCTCGGCGTCATCTCGGTCGACCGGCCGCGCAACGGCCGCCGCCCCGGCCCCTGGGGCCAGGAGGCGCTCCAGATGTACGCCTCGCAGGCCGCGATCGCGATCAGCAACGCCCGCCTGCGGGCCAACATGCAGCGTGCCCTGGTGCGCCTGGAGCGGGAGCAGCAGGCGCTGCGCGCCAGCGAGGAGTCGTTCCGCCAGGCCTTCGAGTACGCGCCGTCGGGCATGGCGATCGCCGAGATGGGCGGCGACCAGCACGGCCGGCTGCTGCGCGCCAACGACGCCCTGTGCCGGCTGCTGGGCCGGCCGTCGTCCGTGATGCGCCGGTACTCCTTCGCCGACCTGGTCCACCCGGAGGACATCGGCACCCTGCTGCGCACGTCGGCCGAGGGCGGCCGGGCGGAGCTGCGGCTGGCCCGCCGGGACGGCACGTACGTATGGGTGTCGCTGCGGAACTCGGTGGTCGCGGACACCGCCGACGGGCCGCGTTTCCTGCTCACGCACGTCGAGGACATCGAGGAGCGCAAGCGCCATGAGCTCCAGCTCGCCCACCGTGCCTCGCACGACGCGCTGACCGGTCTGCCCAACAGCGCCGAGCTGCGCGCCCGGCTCAGCTCCCGGCTGTGCTCCAGACCGCACGCGGTGCGGTCGACGGCGGGGCCGGCCGACGGCGACGGCTACGCGGGCGGCGTCGCCGACAGCTACGCGGACAGTTACGACAGTGGTGACTACGAGTACGGGGAGCACGCCTACCGCGGTGACGGCTTCGACTTCGCCGCCCGCGCGGAGGGCGGCGCGTACGACCACCATGTGCACGCGGTGGCGCCCGACGACGAGGTCGACGACGGGACGAAGGGCCTGGCGGTCCTCTTCTGCGACCTGGACGGCTTCAAGTCGATCAACGACCGGTTCGGGCACCACACGGGTGACGCGGTTCTCATCGAGGTGGCCCGCCGGCTGACCGCAGGGGTGCGGGACGGGGACACGGTCGCCCGGCTCGGGGGTGACGAGTTCGTGGTGCTGGCTGACGGGCTCGGCGCGGCGGACGCCGCCGACCTGGCCGTACGCCTGCGCAACGCGATCATTCCGCCGATCCGGGTGGATGGGCGCGCGGTGCGGGTAGGGGCCAGTTTCGGCATCGGCTGGGCGGAGTGCGGAATGTCCGTCGAAGAGGTGCTGAACTCCGCTGACCAGCGGATGTACATCGAGAAGCGTTCTCGCGCCAAGGTTCACCGCCGGGCGGGGTGAGCCGTTCGGGGTAGGCTCGCCCGGGTCGGTGACCGCTGGCGAGCACGGAAATGGAGTGACCAGGGATGGCTGCCGGTAACAACGGCGCGAGCACGCCCGAGGACGACGATCCGTTCGGCTACCTCTACGCGGACGGACAGACGGCGGGTGCGCAGGCGCCGCGTCAGGGCGGCGGCTACGGCTACCCGGGTCCGGCCGCTCAGCCCGGGGTGCCCAGAACGTCGTACAACCAGGTCAGGGCCGTGGGCGAGCGGCAGTACGGCGGCGGTGGCCAGGTGCCGCCGCAGGCGCAGTACCAGCAGCAGTACGCCCAGCCCAGCCCGCAGTACGCGGCTCCCGAGACCTATCCGGGCGGTGGCGGTGACCGTACCCGCCCGGTGCCCCAGGTCCAGCCCGCGCGCGGCGGCGGGCGGGGCGGTGGCCCGAACACCAAGGGCCTGCTCATCGGCGCGATCGCGGTCGTCCTGGTGGTGGTGATCGGTATCACGGTCGCCGTGCTGACGAACGGCAAGGGCGACGGCAAGGGCGACAAGGCGAACCCGACGGCGCCGGCCTCCCAGGTCCAGGAGACGCCGAGCCCGGACGCCTCGAAGGGCGAGGACGAGAAGCCGGTCGAGCTGCCCCGGCAGGACGCGGCGACGCTCCAGCTCGGCGGCCCGGCGGCGCTGGGCAAGGACGTCAAGGGCGCCAAGGGCGCCGACGGCGCGTACGTCATGTTCAACGGTGTCGGCGGCTCGGCGAGCTGGACGGTCGACGTCCCGAAGGACGGCCAGTACACGCTGTTCCTCAGCTACAGCGTGCCGGGCAAGGACGCCAACGCGTCCCTGTCCGTCAACGGCGAGGCGCCGCGCAACATCCGTATGAAGAACTTCGCGCACGCGGCCGAGGGCGACTGGGAGAAGGGGTGGACGTACACCTACTCCTACGCCGAGCTGAAGAAGGGCACGAACACGATGAAGATGTCGTGCGAGCCGAGCAATCAGTGTGAGGCGTACCTCGACCAGGTCTGGCTCAAGGAGGGCCAGGTCAAGGGCTGACCACCGTCAGGAAGTGCGCCACCGTCCCCGCCATCGCCTCGCGAGCGGGGACGAGGTATTTCCGGGGGTCGACCACGTCGGGGTGGGCGGCCAGGTGGTCGCGCACCGCGCCGGTGAAGGCGGTGTTCAGGGCCGTACCGATGTTGATCTTCGTCATGCCGGCGGCGATCGCGGCGCGCAGTTCGTCGTCGGGGACGCCCGAGGAGCCGTGCAGGACCAGCGGGACGGGCACGGCGTCGCGCAGGGCGGTGATCAGGGTGTGGTCCAGGGTCGCCGTGCGGCGGGTCATCGCGTGGGTGGAGCCGACCGCGACGGCGAGGGCGTCGACGCCGGTGTCCGCGACGTACGCGGCGGCCTCCGCCGGGTCGGTGCGGACGCCGGGGGTGTGGGCGTCGAGCGGGGGCTCGCCGTCCTTGCCGCCGACCCGGCCCAGCTCGGCCTCGACCCAGATGCCCCGTTCGTGGCCCCAGCGCACCGCCTCGGCGGTCGCCTTGACGTTGTCGCCGTAGTTCAGCTTCGACGCGTCGAACATCACGGAGCTGAAGCCCTCGGTGTGCGCGGTGCGCAGCAGGTCCGGGGAGACGACGTGGTCCAGGTGCAGGCCGAGGGGTGCGGAGGACGCGCGGGCGACGGCCGCCGCGGCGGCGGCGACGGCGGACAGGTCGCCGCCGTGGAACTTCACGGCGTTCTCGGAGATCTGGAGGATCGCGGGCCGCCCCACCCGTTCGGCGCCGGCCGCGATCGCCTCGGCGTGCTCCAGGGTGATGACGTTGAACGCGGCGACGGCGCCGTCCGCGGACCTGACCCGGGCGATGAGTTCACCGGTGGGGACGAGGGGCATGTGCGGTACCTCCATCAAGCGGCCGTGGCGTGCTCCGTCACTGTGATCCGGGACAGCAGTTCCCGGTACGTCGCCATGTCGAACTCGCCCGCCGCCGGGGCCAGCACCGTCGCCGCCGAAAGGGCGGTCGCCCGGGCGAGCCGGTCCGGCCACGCCGCGCCCTCGACGAGGCCGGACAGCAGGCCGGCGACGGCCGAGTCGCCCGCGCCGGTCGGGTTGCCCCGTACGGGTTCGGGCGGGGCGGCGCGCCAGGTGCCGTCCGGGGTGACCGCCAGCAGTCCGTCCGGGCCGAGCGAGGCGACCACGGCGTGGGCGCCGCGGCGGCGGGCGTCCCGCGTGGCGCGCAGCGGTTCGCGGGCGCCGGTGAGCCGGGCCAGCTCGTCCGCGTTGGGTTTGACCAGGTCGGGGCGGGCGGCGATGCCCCGGCGCAGCGGTTCGCCGCTGGTGTCCAGGACGACGGGGACGGAGGCGGCGCGGGCGCGGCGCACGAGGTCGGCGTACGCCCCGACGTGGATGCCGGGCGGCAGGCTGCCGCACAGGGCGACGGCGTCGGCGTCCCGTACCAGTTCCTCGTAGGCGGTGAGGAAGGCCGACCACTCGTCGGGGCCGACGGTGGGGCCCGGTTCGTTGAGCTGAGTGGTGTCGCCGGTCGCCGCGTCGGCGACGGCGACGGTGCGGCGCGTGGTGCCGGCGACCGGGACGAGCGCGTCCCGTACGGGCAGCGGGGCGAGCAGGTCGCGCAGGACGCCGCCGGTGGTGCCGCCCGCGAAGCCGGTGACCACGGTGTCGTGGCCGAGGGCGGCGAGGACGCGGGCGACGTTGACGCCCTTGCCGCCGGGGCGCTCGATGACGTCGGTGACGCGGTGCGTGGTGTGCGGGGTGAGGGCGTCGACCTGGTACGTGATGTCGAGCGCGGTGTTGAGCGTGACCGTCAGGATCACCCGTGACACCCCCGCGAAGGTATGCGCTAGCTTCCGTTTCCGGGGTCTGATCATGCCAAACCGGAGGCGGTTGGCCCAGTCCCCCTGGCCCACCGCCTTGCAGTAATTCGAGCAACAATCAGCCCAGTTGGGGCTCAATCACCCATTCGCCCCGGCGCATGACGCCCACGAGGGTGAACTCGGCGTCCAGCACCACCAGATCGGCGTACTTGCCGGGTTCGAGGGAGCCGACCTCGTCGTACACGCCGAGCAGCTTCGCCGGGTTGGCGGACACCGCGCGGACGATCGACTCGACGGGCAGCCGGTCGATGGTCGCCGCCCGCTTGAACGCGGTGTCGAGCGTGAGTGTGGAGCCCGCGATCGAGCCGCCCTCCGCCAGCCGGGCGACGCCTTCGCGCACCTCCACCTCGAGCGGGCCGAGGTGGTAGACGCCGTCGCCGAAGCCCGCGGCGTCCATCGCGTCCGTGATGAACGCGACCCGGTCCGGGCCGGCGTGACGGAACGCCAGCTCCAGGGCGGCCGGGTGCAGGTGCGTACCGTCGTTGATCAGCTCGACGGTGACCCGCTCGTCCTCCAGCAGGGCGGCGATCGGGCCGGGCGCGCGGTGGCCGAGGGCGGGCATCGCGTTGTAGAGGTGCGTGGCCACGGTGGCGCCCGCCTCGATCGCCTCGGCCGTCTGCTCGTACGTGGCGTCCGTGTGCCCGATCGCGGCGATCACCCCGTGCTCGGCCAGCAGGCGTACGGAGTCGATGCCGCCGGGCAGTTCGGTGGCGAGGGTGACCATGCGGGCGTGGCCGCGCGCGGCGTCGACCAGCTTGCGCACCTCGGCCGGGTCGGGGTCGCGCAGCAGCGCCTCGCTGTGGGCGCCCTTGCGGCACGGGGAGATGAACGGCCCCTCGAAGTGGATGCCCGCGATGTCGCCCTGCTCGGCCAGCTCGGACAGCTCCCCGGCGCGGTGCGCGAGGAAGTCCATGTCGCCGGTGACGGTGGAGGCGACGGTGGTGGTGGTGCCGTGCAGCCGGTGCGTGTGGACGCCCTTCAGGACCTCCTCGACGGTGCCGGACGTGAAGGACGCGCCGCCGCCGCCGTGGTTGTGCATGTCGACGAACCCGGGCACGATCCAGTGTCCGGAGAGGTCGACGGCCGGGGCGTCCGCCGGGGCGTGGCCCGAGATGCGGCCGTCTGCGACGATCACCCGCCCGTTGTCCACGGTCCCGGTCGGCAGCACCACGCGGGCGCCGGCGAGAACCTTGTGATCGGCCATCAGGCGGATACCTCCGAACTGGCGAGTAGGTCCCAGGCGAGCAGGCCCGCGCCCAGGCATCCGGCGGTGTCCCCGAGGGCCGCCGGCACGATGGCGGGCAGCTTCTGGAACGTCACGCGCTCCTCGACGGCCGCCCTCAGGGGTGTGAACAACGTTTCCCCCGCCTCGGCGAGACCGCCACCGATGATGAGCGTGCGGGGGTCCAGCAGGGTGAGCGCGGTGACCAGGCCGTCGGCGAGCGCGTCGACCGCGTCCCGCCACACCGCCGCGGCCCGCGCGTCGCCCGACTCGACGGCCTTGGCGCAGTCCGCCGCGTCCGCCTCCGGGTCGCCGCTGGCCGCCGCCCACGCCCGGGACACTGCCGAGGCGGAGGCGAGCGTCTCCAGGCAGCCGCGCTGGCCGCAGCCGCAGGCGGGCCCGCCGGGGCGGACCACGATGTGCCCGATCTCGCCGGCGTACCCGTGCGCGCCCGCCTCGATGGCGCCGCCGATGCCGATGGCGCCCGCGATGCCGGTGCCCAGCGGTACGAACAGGAACCGGTCGGCGCCCCGTCCGGCGCCCACCCGGCCCTCGGCGAGCCCGCCGGTGCGGACGTCGTGCCCGAGGGCGACGGGCAGGCCGCCGAGCCGCCGCGTGAGCAGGGCGCGCAGCGGGACGTCGCGCCAGCCGAGGTTCGCCGCGTAGACCGCGACGCCCCGGTCCGGGTCGACGATGCCGGGCACGGCCACCCCGGCGGCGACGGCCGCCGTGCCGTACCGCTCGCGGCCGTGGGCGTACAGCTCGGCGGCGAAGCCGAGGATGCCCTCGACGACCGCGTCGGCGCCCCGCTCGCGGCCGGTCGCCCGGCGCGCCTCGTACAGCAGGGTGCCGTCGGCTCCGACCAGGGCGGCCTTCATCCCGGTGCCGCCCACATCGAGGGCGATGACGTGTCTCACGGAAACAGTGTCGCTCGTGAACCCGTGAAAGGTCTAGTCCACTTTCGTGGATTGTTGCCACGGCATACAAATGACCCCGGGGCTACGGACGCGCCAGGACGCGCTAGGACGACAGGATCACGCTCCGCGTCAGGTTGCGCGGACGGTCCGGGTCCCGGCCCGCCGCCTCCGCCAGGGCGACCGCCAGGCGCTGCGCCCGGATCAGGTCGGCCATCGGGTCGGCCGTCGCGTGGGCGTGCAGCGTCCCGCCCACCCGGGCGACCTCACCCGCCAGCCCCTCCGGCACCTCACCGAACACCCACGCCACCCGCCCCGGACCGGTGATCGCGACGGGACCGTGGCGGTACTCCATCGCCGGGTACGCCTCCGTCCACGCGCCCGCCGCCTCCCGCATCTTCAGCCCCGCCTCCAGTGCCAGCCCGTACGCCCAGCCACGGCCCAGGAACGTCCACTGCTCCGCCGCCACCACCGCCTCCGGCAACGGCTCGGCGACCGCGAGCTCCGCGTCCACGGCCGCCTCGGCGACCGGCTTCACGCCGGGCACCTCCCCGAGCGCCGCCCGCAGGAACGCCAGCGCCGTCGTCGCGAACCGGGTCTGCACCACCGACTCCTCGTCCGCCCAGTCCAGCACCACCACCGCGTCCGCCGCCTCCATCACCGGCGTCTTCGGGTCGGCCGTCAGCGCCAGCGTCGGCACCCCGCGACCCCGCAGCGCGCCCAGCAGGTCCAGCACCTCCGTCGTCGTCCCCGAACGGGTGATCGCCACGACCCGGTCGTACGCGCGCGCGGACGGGAACTCCGACGAGGCGTACGCGTCCGTCTCGCCCTGGCCCGCCGCCTCCCGCAGCGCCGCGTACGCGATGGCCATGAACCAGGACGTCCCGCAGCCGGTCACCGCGACCCGCTCCCCGGGCCGCGGCAGGCCCTCCCCGAACGACGCGGCCGCCTCGGCGGCGCGGCGCCAGCAGGAGGGCTGGGTGGCGATCTCTGCTGCGGTACGTGACATGAGCGGTCCACTCCCGGGCTGCGGGGACTGTTTGGCCAGAGCGATACCCAGGTGGTGTAGACCTCACCCGCGCTGTGGGAAAATCATGGCGCAGGCAGTGATCAAAAGTGGGGAAGAGTTGTGCAGCGCCGCTATACAGGACTGACCGCGGCGGTGGCCGCACTGAGCATGGCCGCGACGCTGGCCGGCTGCGGGGCCGGCGGGGGATCGGGCGACGTGACACTCAAGCTCGTCGCCGCCGACTACGGCAGCTCCCAGGCCAACACCTCCCAGAAGTACTGGGACGGCGTGGCCCGTTCGTTCGAGAAGACCCACCCCGGCATCAAGGTCGACGTCGACGTCATGTCCTGGAAGGACGTCGACCGCGAGGTCGCCGAGATGGTGGCCGACGGCAACGCCCCCGACCTCGCGCAGATCGGCGCCTACGCCGACCACGCCGCCGCCGACCGGCTCTACAAGGTCGACGACCTCGTCTCCGTCGCCACCCAGGCCAACTTCCTGCCCCTCCTCAGCCGGGCCGGCCAGGTCGACCGCGACCAGTACGGCATGCCGTTCGCGGCCAGCACCCGGCTCCTCTTCTACAACAAGGGCCTGTTCGAGAAGGCCGGCGCCCAGCCGCCGAAGACCTGGGACGACATCCGCGCCGCCGCCGGGAAGCTCAAGGCCAAGGGCGTGCCGTACCCCTTCGCGCTGCCGCTCGGCGCCGAGGAGTCCCAGGCCGAGACCATGATGTGGATGCTCGCCGGCGGAGGCGGCTACCGCGACTCCACCAACCTCTCGTACGCCATCAACTCCCCCGAGAACGTCGCCACCTTCACCTGGCTCAAGGACAACCTCGTCGGCAAGGGACTGACCGGCCCCGTCGCGCCCGGCAAGCTCGACCGGCAGGCCGCGTTCGACGCCTTCGTACGCGGCGACGTCGGCATGCTCAACGGCCACCCCACCCTCATGGACGCCGCCGAGAAGGCCGGCATCGACGTCGGCAAGGTCCCGCTGCCCAGCCCCGACGGCGAACCCCGGCCCTCGATGGGCGTGGCCGACTGGATGATGGCCTTCAAGCAGAACGGCCACCGCAAGGAGATCGGCACCTTCCTCGAGTACGTCTACCAGGACAAGAACGTCCTCGCCTTCTCCGACCAGTACGACATCCTCCCCGTCACCAGCACCGCCAGCGCCGACATGCGCAGCGACCCCCGGCACAAGGCCCTCTGGCCGTTCCTGGAGGAGCTGCCCACGTCCGAGCTGTACCCCGTGGGCCGCACCTCGTGGGCCAGGGTCAGCGAGAGCGTCAAGAAGAACATCGGCGGCGCCGTGGCCCCGGGCAGCGACCCGGACACCGTGCTGTCCGGCATAGCGCGGGAAGCCGAGGACGCCGCCGCGGACGAGTGACTATGTTGCTCATATGACCGCCGAGCCACTCACCGACCGGGACCGCGCCGTCCTCGCCCTCGAACGGCGCTCCTGGCCCGGCCCCGGCGCCAAGGAACGCGCGATACGGGAGCAGCTGGGCCTGTCGCCCACCCGCTACTACCAGCTGCTCAACGCCCTCCTCGACGACCCCAGGGCCCTCGCCCACGACGCCGTCACCGTCAACCGGCTGCGGCGGCTGCGGGCGTCGCGCGAGGCACGCAGGTAGGTGTGCGCGGGCGGGGCCCTGGATAGGTTCGGGGCATGGGCACCCAACCCGCATCCTTGCCGCGTCCCACCACGCCCGCCGGCCGCGAAGGCCTCGCGGCGTTCCTCGCCGACCCCGGGCGGGCGGTCGTCGCACTCGACTTCGACGGCACCCTCGCCGACATCGTCGACGACCCCGAACAGGCCCGCGCTCACCCCGGCGCCGTCCCCGCCATCGCCGCGCTCGCCCCGCGCGTCGCGTCCGTCGCGGTCGTCACCGGTCGCCCGGCCGGGGTGGCCGTGCGGTACGGCGGCTTCGCCGGGGTGCCCGGCCTGGAGCACCTGGTCGTCCTCGGCCACTACGGCGCCGAACGGTGGGACGCCGTCACCGGCACCGTCCGCGCCGCCCCCGAGCACCCCGGCGTGGCGGCCGTCCGCGCCGAACTGCCCGGGTTCCTCGACCGGGCGGGCGCGTGGCGCGGCACGTGGATCGAGGAGAAGGGCCGCGCGGTGGCCGTCCACACCCGCCGCGCGGACGACCCCCAGGCCGCCTTCGACGCCCTGCGCGCCCCCCTGTCCGACCTGGCGGCCCGGCACGGCCTGGTCCTCGAACCCGGCCGCATGGTCCTGGAACTGCGGCCCCCGGGCGTGGACAAGGGCGTGGCGCTGACGGAGTACGTACGGGAGACCGGCGCGCAGGCGGTCCTGTACGCGGGCGACGACCTGGGCGACCTGCCGGCGTTCGCGGCGGTGGAGAAACTGCGGGCGGACGGGGTGCCGGGGCTGCTGGTGTGCAGCGGAAGCGACGAGGTCACGGAGGTCGCCGCCCGCGCCGACCTCTCGGTCCCGGGCCCGGCGGGTGTGGCGGACCTGCTGTCCGCGCTGGCGGCCGCGACCGCCTGACGTAGATCGATACCATCTGCGGATGGTGGATGTCAGGGTGGGGCAGCTACGCAGAAGTCGCGACCGGCTGAGCGCGCGTGGTGAGGAGACAGCCGAACTGGGGGACCTGGCCACAGCGGGATTGCTGCTCTTCTACGCGGCCGAGTGCGGCTTGAAGGCGGAGATCCTCGTGCGGGTCTGCCGGTCGCGGGACACCACGGGTCTGCCGGAGGACCTGCGGACGCACAATCTCAGATCCTTGGCCAAGGCTCTGGGCCTCCCCGCTGGCGTGGCGGAGGCGACGGAGCGTTGCCGGCGCATCATGCAGGGCTCGCTGGGGGAGGCCGGTCAGCGCAACGGCTGGGTGGGCCCCTCCGAGCTGCACGAAGCATGGCGTTACGGCGCCGATCTGGATCCGGACGACGAGAAGCGTGCGGTCCTGGCCCTGCGGGCCCTCATCAAAGCCTCCCGGGCGTAGACGTGATCGGAGATCCCATGGAAGCGACCTCACCCCTCCTGCCGGGAAACCTGCTGACCTGGGTGGACGTCGATGAGCACTGCACGTCCCTGGCCGTGGCCGGCCGTTGGCCGGACTGGCTCAGGGAGGCCAACGCCTGGTGGGACGGCATCGAGCTGACGATCGACTCCGGCGTATCCGACGAGGACGTCCTCGCCTGGCTCGACACGGCCTTCGGGAGGGGTTCCGTGATCGGCTCGGCCGACGGTCCCGTGCTCGTGCTCGACCGGCCCCAGTTGATGGAACGCGAGGGCCTGCCGGTACGCATCTACCCGGCCGACGACTTCTCCCCGGGGTTCCGCCCCCCTCTCCTCGTGGAGCGGCGGATCACCGAGGCGCTCGGCTCCCCCCTTCCCCGTCCGGCCGAGGACGGCTTCGCCGGGGGCACGCAGGTGGTGGCCTTCCACTCGTTCAAGGGAGGGGTCGGGCGAACCGTTCACGCCGTCGCCTTCGCCGATCTCCTCGCCCAACGCGGACGTGGGGTGCTCCTGGTCGACGCGGACC
Proteins encoded in this window:
- the otsB gene encoding trehalose-phosphatase — encoded protein: MGTQPASLPRPTTPAGREGLAAFLADPGRAVVALDFDGTLADIVDDPEQARAHPGAVPAIAALAPRVASVAVVTGRPAGVAVRYGGFAGVPGLEHLVVLGHYGAERWDAVTGTVRAAPEHPGVAAVRAELPGFLDRAGAWRGTWIEEKGRAVAVHTRRADDPQAAFDALRAPLSDLAARHGLVLEPGRMVLELRPPGVDKGVALTEYVRETGAQAVLYAGDDLGDLPAFAAVEKLRADGVPGLLVCSGSDEVTEVAARADLSVPGPAGVADLLSALAAATA